In Haemophilus parainfluenzae, the sequence CTGATATTGCGAGGGCAATTTCCTGGTCATGTGTTACGTACAGAATAGTAATACCGAGTTTTTTCTGTAATTCTTTAATTTCAAAACGCATTTCTTCTCGAAGATTGGCATCCAAATTATTGAGAGGTTCGTCCAAGAGCATTAAAGATGGTTTAGCAACTAATGCCCTTGCGAGAGCAACGCGCTGTTGTTGCCCCCCTGATAATTGAGAAGGTAAACGTTCTTCTAAACCAGTTAAATTAACTAATTCAACCACTTCCATCACTTGTTTATGGAGAGCTTGTTTTTCAATATTCTTTAATTTAAGAGGGTAGGCGATATTGTCAAAGACAGTCATATGTGGCCAAACAGCATAATCTTGGAAGACCACACCTAGACCGCGTTGATCTGGCGGAATATCCGTGTTTGTAGCGGGATCGGCAACAACCACATCATCAATTAAAATACGGCCACTATCTGGCACATCGAATCCTGCAAGCAGGCGTAATAAGACAGTTTTTCCACAGCCGGATGGGCCAAGAAGCGTAAAACATTCTCCATCTTGTACAACTAAGGACAGATTTTTTAACACTTCATTTGAACCGAATTTTTTGGATACATTTTCAAATGTAATTGTTGCCATAATCACTACTCCTTACTGATTAACGACCTTGAAGAATTTGAGTGAAATGTTTAATTGTTTCTTCTTTTTCTGACATTAATTTTTCATAGTCAATAGGAATCGCTCTTGACACGGCATCTTCTAGAGATGGCATACCAAATTTAGCATCAAGTTCAATACCTTTTCTAACTGGTAATGTTCCTTCATTTGCAATGATTTTTTGCCCATCTTCAGAAAGTAAGAAGTCAATAAATTTTTGTGAAGCAGCAAGGTGTTCAGTGCCTTTTAAGATTGCTGCAGGGCTAGGGATGACGAGCGTTTCTTTTGGATAAACCAATTTTAATTGCGCGCCTTTTTTAATTTTATCGTTGGTAATATAGTCAACAGCGAGAGAGGCTAATAAATCACCAGATGCGGTATCGTCGATAACTTGTCCTGCACCTTTACCCACTTTAGCTTTATTTGCTTTTAATTTTTCAAAGAATTCCCAACCAAATTTATCTTTTAATAAAGATACACTCATATATGACGTACCCGATAATGCAGGGTTTGCAATACCAAATGCACCTTTATATTCAGGTTTTAAGATATCAGCCCATTCAGCAGGCGGGTTATCTTTAACGAAGCGGGTATTGTAGGCGATTGCTAGCGTACCGAGGCGGATTGGGGTAAAAGAACCATCGAAGTTAGGGATAGGATTAACAATATTAGCCGTTTCAGGAGAAACATAAGCTTCAAGCATGTCGTTTTTTTTCATTTGGAAGAAGTCAGGTACTTCACTTGTCCAAATCACATCGGCCATAATTTTCCCGGATTCTTTTTCCGTTGCAATTTTAGCCATCAATTTTCCGGCGCCGGCAGACTGATAATCCATTTCAACATCTGGATGTTTTTCAGTAAATTTTGCTTTTAATGCACCAATTAATGATTCTTTCATTGATGTGTACACAATTAATTTTTCTTGTGCCGCAGCCATATTACTAAGTGACATACCTAGTCCAATGGCAATCAATGTTAAAGACATTTTTTTATTCATAATGAAACCTCACTGAGATAGGGATAAAATCAGTAAATGAGATCAAACTACGATCGCCATTTATACCAAAACATCTAATCTACAAAATACGCTTAAATATTTGAATATAAAAGTCTAAATTTAAATAATTTTCAGATTTGTGATAGAGATCACTTAATAACGTTTAAAGCCATCTTCCCAAATGCAATTCCACAATATCGACTAAATGTCGAAGAAATGTGGTGTCTTGGTCGTTGTGGAAACGGTCTGTGTCTCGAGATTTGAAGAGTAAAAGTGCGGTTGGTTTTTGCGGTGTTCCACCCAAACGGCAAATCACTACAGAGCCGATAGGGAGCTCTTCTGGAAGGAACATGAGGGCTTTTTCTTTATTGGAGAGATCGCCTAAATAGAATTGGCGTAAGCCCATGCGCTCTAGGCGAATAAGTTCAAAGGCTTTTCGGTCTAACCAATGTTGTTCAGGAATAGTGCTATTTTTTTGCCAACTGTCAGTAAAAAGTAAGATTTTTGCACCTTCTAGCTCATAGCCTTTCGCCCAGTCATCAAGCTTTTCATTGATGGCGATAAAGTCTTCTGTTTGAAACAGCTTCTTCTGCAAAGGCAAGAGAGCAAAGAAAATATCTGCTTCTTGATGGGCAAGTTGATGAAATTTTTCGAGGAGTTGAGTAAGCGTTTTGATCTGTTCTCGTTGCTGAGCAAGCTGTGCTTCGACTAAGGAAATCGTCCCTTCTTCATGGCTATGCGGAATGGTAAGCTGTTGAAGTAGTTCTGGGCGATGAGTAAAAAAATCAGGGTGATTTTTTAGGTAGTCAGCAATATCTTGTTCAGTCATCAAAAACTCCTTAAAAAATAACCGCACTTGGTTATGCCAAAGTGCGGTTTATTTTTATGCTGTTTTAGGCCGCAAACGGATCGCGTAAAATCATTGTTTGAACACGATCTGGACCCGTTGAAAGGATAGCGACTGGCACGCCAGTTACTTCTTCGATACGTTTGATGTAATCACGGCAAGTTTGCGGTAATTTATTTACATCAGTGACACCGAAGGTGTTTTCTTTCCAGCCTGGTAAGGTTTCGTAAATTGGCTCCACGCCTTCCCAATCTTTCGCTGCTAATGGTGCATATTCAACGATTTCGCCATTTGGCATTTTGTAAGCCGTACAGATTTTCACTTCATCGAAGCCATCTAATACGTCTAATTTGGTCATACAGAAGCCAGAAATAGAGTTAAGTTGAATTGCACGGCGAATGGCTACAGCATCAAACCAACCACAACGACGAGGACGACCAGTTACCGCACCAAATTCATTACCTTTACGTGCAATTTCAGCACCAGTTTCATCGAATAATTCTGTGGTGAATGGACCGCCACCAACACGCGTACAGTATGCTTTGATGATACCTAACACATAATCAAGGTTACGAGGACCGAAACCAGAACCTGTTGCTACGCCACCGGCAGTGGTGTTAGAACTGGTTACATACGGATAGGTTCCGTGGTCGATATCAAGCATGGTACCTTGAGCACCTTCAAATAAAATGTTGTCGCCATTTTTGCGAGCAGTATCTAAAATAGTTGTCACATCTGCTACCATGCCAGTGATGATATCAGCTACTGCGAAGACATCATCTAATGTTTTTTGATAATCAACAGGTTCTACTTTGTAGTAGTTCACCAATTGGAAATTATAGTATTCAAGGATATTTTTTAATTTTTCAGCAAAGGCTTCGCGATTGAATAAATCGCCCACACGTAAACCACGACGAGCCACTTTATCTTCATAAGCGGGGCCGATACCACGACCGGTTGTACCAATAGCTTTTTTGCCTAACGCGGCTTCACGAGCGTGATCCATTGCAACGTGATAAGGTAGGATTAAAGGGCAAGCTTCTGAAATTAATAAACGTTCACGTACTTTTACGCCACGGTTTTCTAATTCGCCCATTTCTTGCATTAATGCAGCAGGAGAAAGTACCACACCGTTACCGATTAAACAGGTCACGTTATCACGTAAAATACCAGATGGAATTAAGCGTAATACAGTTTTTTCACCATTAATAATTAACGTGTGACCTGCGTTGTGACCACCTTGGTAACGCACCACATATTTTACTCGATCTGTTAATAAATCAACGATCTTGCCTTTCCCTTCATCGCCCCACTGAGCGCCAAGAACAACAACACTTTTTCCCATAATTTCCGCCTTAAGTTTGCGTAAGTTTATAAATCAGACAAACGATTACTTTACTCTTTTTTTGCCGTAATCTCAAATTTAAAACGTAAAAAAGTGCGGTTATTTTTAACCGCACTTTCTCTAAATTTATTATTCAAACAATGATTTATGTAATGAACGTACTACGTCATCCGCTTTGTCACTATGCGCTAGCATACAAATGTTATTCGTGCTTGCACCATAGCTAATCATGCGAATGTTATAACCTTCAAGTGTGTCGAAAATACGTTTTGCTACACCGGAAGCAAGGTGTAAGTCATTTCCAATTAATGCGACAAGTGATAGCCCTGTATCGACTTTCACGGTGCAATATTGACTTAATTCTTCTAATAATTCTGGTGAAAGTAATTCAATACCAGATGAAGCAGAACCTGTTTTATCTAACGTTAATGCAATGCTCACTTCAGAAGTGGTAATCGTGTCCACCGAAATTTTATATTTGGCTAAGATATTGAATACATTCGCAAGGAATCCTTGGGCATGTAGCATGCTTAAGCTTGAAAGCGTCAATAAAGTTTGATCACGACGAACTGCAATTGCACGGAATGTTGGACGTGGTTGAGGATCGCGTGTTACCCAAGTACCGCCAGCATCTGGCGCTTTACTTGAACCTACATAAACGGGAATATTACTGCGTACAGCTGGAAGTAATGTTGCGGGGTGTAATACTTTAGCGCCGAAAGTTGCCATTTCAGCAGCCTCAGCAAAGCTCATGGTATCAATACGTTTTGCTTCAGGGACGACACGCGGGTCTGTGGTATAAATTCCCGCTACATCCGTCCAAATTAATACATCTTTTGCGTTTAATACTTCCGCTAAAAGTGCCGCAGAGTAGTCACTACCACCACGACCTAAAGTAGTTGTTTTACCACCTGGTTCACGGCCGATAAAACCTTGGGTGATGACTAATTCACCTCGGTCGATTAATGGTTTTAATAAATTATCGCAATTTGCTTGGGTTTGAGCATCATCTGGTGACGCTTTACCAAAGTTATCATTGGTTGCGACTAAAGTACGCACATCGACCCAAGTAGCTGAGGTTTGTAATTCTCTTAATACTTCAATGAAAATTTGCGTTGACATCATTTCACCGTGGCTAATGAGCTCATCAGTTAAAGCAAGTGATGTTGCAAGGCTAGCTGCTTCAGAAAGTGCGGTAATATTTTCTAAATATTTTTCAATGATAGGGCGAACACGGCTGT encodes:
- a CDS encoding ABC transporter ATP-binding protein gives rise to the protein MATITFENVSKKFGSNEVLKNLSLVVQDGECFTLLGPSGCGKTVLLRLLAGFDVPDSGRILIDDVVVADPATNTDIPPDQRGLGVVFQDYAVWPHMTVFDNIAYPLKLKNIEKQALHKQVMEVVELVNLTGLEERLPSQLSGGQQQRVALARALVAKPSLMLLDEPLNNLDANLREEMRFEIKELQKKLGITILYVTHDQEIALAISDRLAIMNEHGDIQQVGTPWDIYERSENEMVFKFMGLANFIPVRYENNHHYIGEGNQILNWKNLPPNSGKLGCRPSDIILSKDNEGLLGKISRASFLGAVMDYMVEIDGVTLRTEIPTNKALRNNLMFNEGENCFISFHDLLWFDSAKEI
- a CDS encoding ABC transporter substrate-binding protein yields the protein MNKKMSLTLIAIGLGMSLSNMAAAQEKLIVYTSMKESLIGALKAKFTEKHPDVEMDYQSAGAGKLMAKIATEKESGKIMADVIWTSEVPDFFQMKKNDMLEAYVSPETANIVNPIPNFDGSFTPIRLGTLAIAYNTRFVKDNPPAEWADILKPEYKGAFGIANPALSGTSYMSVSLLKDKFGWEFFEKLKANKAKVGKGAGQVIDDTASGDLLASLAVDYITNDKIKKGAQLKLVYPKETLVIPSPAAILKGTEHLAASQKFIDFLLSEDGQKIIANEGTLPVRKGIELDAKFGMPSLEDAVSRAIPIDYEKLMSEKEETIKHFTQILQGR
- a CDS encoding DUF484 family protein, with the protein product MTEQDIADYLKNHPDFFTHRPELLQQLTIPHSHEEGTISLVEAQLAQQREQIKTLTQLLEKFHQLAHQEADIFFALLPLQKKLFQTEDFIAINEKLDDWAKGYELEGAKILLFTDSWQKNSTIPEQHWLDRKAFELIRLERMGLRQFYLGDLSNKEKALMFLPEELPIGSVVICRLGGTPQKPTALLLFKSRDTDRFHNDQDTTFLRHLVDIVELHLGRWL
- the purA gene encoding adenylosuccinate synthase, producing MGKSVVVLGAQWGDEGKGKIVDLLTDRVKYVVRYQGGHNAGHTLIINGEKTVLRLIPSGILRDNVTCLIGNGVVLSPAALMQEMGELENRGVKVRERLLISEACPLILPYHVAMDHAREAALGKKAIGTTGRGIGPAYEDKVARRGLRVGDLFNREAFAEKLKNILEYYNFQLVNYYKVEPVDYQKTLDDVFAVADIITGMVADVTTILDTARKNGDNILFEGAQGTMLDIDHGTYPYVTSSNTTAGGVATGSGFGPRNLDYVLGIIKAYCTRVGGGPFTTELFDETGAEIARKGNEFGAVTGRPRRCGWFDAVAIRRAIQLNSISGFCMTKLDVLDGFDEVKICTAYKMPNGEIVEYAPLAAKDWEGVEPIYETLPGWKENTFGVTDVNKLPQTCRDYIKRIEEVTGVPVAILSTGPDRVQTMILRDPFAA
- the lysC gene encoding lysine-sensitive aspartokinase 3 → MSHLSVAKFGGTSVANYSAMQACAKIIIADPNTRVVVLSASAGVTNLLVALANGVEAEERAKLIGEVRQIQENILNELKDDSRVRPIIEKYLENITALSEAASLATSLALTDELISHGEMMSTQIFIEVLRELQTSATWVDVRTLVATNDNFGKASPDDAQTQANCDNLLKPLIDRGELVITQGFIGREPGGKTTTLGRGGSDYSAALLAEVLNAKDVLIWTDVAGIYTTDPRVVPEAKRIDTMSFAEAAEMATFGAKVLHPATLLPAVRSNIPVYVGSSKAPDAGGTWVTRDPQPRPTFRAIAVRRDQTLLTLSSLSMLHAQGFLANVFNILAKYKISVDTITTSEVSIALTLDKTGSASSGIELLSPELLEELSQYCTVKVDTGLSLVALIGNDLHLASGVAKRIFDTLEGYNIRMISYGASTNNICMLAHSDKADDVVRSLHKSLFE